A single region of the Solwaraspora sp. WMMD791 genome encodes:
- a CDS encoding DUF1345 domain-containing protein, translating into MPRSRSEPRRSGARHPPWQLLALAGLGVGVAGGVALTGPTLLGPLVGWGVTAGGYLAWRWPVIWRSDATATARAVDQVDPGRLLADVVLLGAAVASLLAVAALLGAPQVGHDPAGVLHIGVSVGTVVLSWAVIHEVFTGRYARLYYGGSQVGGIDFHTDEPPRFSDFAYLAFTVGMTFQVSDPQLTSSAMRRSVLGHAMLSFLFGAVILAVLINLIGSLVR; encoded by the coding sequence ATGCCCCGCAGCCGGTCTGAGCCGCGCCGGTCCGGGGCCCGGCACCCGCCCTGGCAACTGCTGGCGCTCGCCGGCCTCGGCGTCGGTGTGGCCGGCGGCGTGGCACTCACCGGGCCGACGTTGCTGGGGCCGCTGGTCGGCTGGGGCGTCACCGCCGGCGGATACCTGGCGTGGCGGTGGCCGGTGATCTGGCGCAGCGACGCCACGGCGACCGCCCGTGCGGTCGACCAGGTCGATCCCGGCCGGCTCCTTGCCGACGTGGTGCTGCTCGGTGCGGCGGTGGCCAGCCTGCTGGCGGTGGCGGCGCTGCTCGGCGCGCCGCAGGTGGGTCACGACCCGGCAGGCGTGCTGCACATCGGGGTGAGCGTGGGCACCGTGGTGCTGTCCTGGGCGGTCATCCACGAGGTGTTCACCGGACGCTACGCCCGCCTGTACTACGGCGGGAGTCAGGTCGGCGGCATCGACTTCCACACCGACGAGCCGCCCCGGTTCAGCGACTTCGCCTATCTGGCGTTCACCGTCGGCATGACGTTCCAGGTCTCCGATCCCCAGCTGACCAGCAGCGCGATGCGACGCAGCGTACTGGGCCACGCGATGTTGTCGTTCCTGTTCGGCGCGGTCATCCTCGCGGTGCTGATCAACCTCATCGGCAGCCTGGTGCGCTGA